The following coding sequences are from one Gemmatimonadota bacterium window:
- a CDS encoding cyanophycinase, protein MSPPKIPEGSRRGWIIPIGGAEAKVGNVSILERFVALSGGRDARIGVIPTASQLSDTGPRYHTLFRELGAAEVLVMDFDTRRDCEEPARLADLARCDGVFLTGGNQLRLSTLLGGTSVSRLLRTLNAAGATIAGTSAGAAFLSEHMIAFGAEGASPTARGVTLAPGLGLTNRVIIDQHFRQRDRLGRLLSALAYNPFAIGLGLDEDTAAFIGPDETVEVEGSGAVTVLDSGGLTFSSMDRVQENEPVSLLGIQLHILTRGAQFNLHTREAVAGSLATSKS, encoded by the coding sequence ATGAGTCCCCCGAAGATCCCTGAGGGCAGCCGTCGTGGCTGGATCATCCCGATCGGGGGTGCCGAAGCGAAGGTAGGAAACGTCTCGATCCTCGAGCGTTTCGTCGCCCTCTCGGGTGGCCGTGATGCCCGCATCGGCGTGATCCCGACCGCCTCCCAACTGTCGGACACCGGTCCGCGCTACCACACGCTCTTCCGCGAGTTGGGAGCGGCCGAGGTGCTGGTGATGGACTTCGACACGCGGCGCGACTGCGAAGAGCCCGCACGGCTTGCGGACCTCGCGCGGTGCGACGGGGTCTTCCTGACCGGTGGCAATCAGTTGCGGCTCTCCACCCTGCTCGGCGGAACCTCGGTCTCGCGCTTGCTGCGCACGCTCAACGCGGCCGGGGCGACGATCGCGGGGACCTCGGCGGGGGCCGCCTTTCTGTCCGAACACATGATCGCCTTCGGCGCGGAAGGCGCATCGCCAACCGCACGTGGCGTGACCCTCGCACCTGGTCTGGGCCTCACCAACCGCGTCATCATCGACCAGCATTTCCGGCAGCGCGATCGACTGGGCCGACTGCTGAGCGCCCTCGCGTACAATCCGTTCGCGATCGGCCTCGGGCTCGACGAGGACACCGCGGCCTTCATCGGGCCGGATGAGACGGTGGAGGTGGAGGGCAGCGGCGCGGTCACCGTCCTCGACTCGGGTGGCCTCACCTTCTCCTCGATGGACCGTGTCCAGGAGAACGAGCCGGTCTCTCTGCTCGGGATCCAGCTGCACATTCTCACCCGCGGGGCGCAGTTCAATCTGCACACCCGCGAAGCCGTGGCCGGCTCGCTGGCAACCAGCAAGAGCTGA